CATTTCAATGGGATTCAATCTGGGTTTTGACTGGGTCAGTCCAGAACGCTCCGAATGTAAACGTTCTGCTTTTAGTCAGAAGTCTAGACGATACTTCCGCACTAAGGCCTAGGGGCTAGTCTTTCCTTCATGCACTAGAAGTTGTTGTCCAATCACAACAGACTGGGCCAGCTGggcaatcagagcagactgggcttcatCAGGAGGCGgagtcttaaagagacaggagctaaaaccaagtgtttcagacagaggctgaacagaggagctgcagcaatggacagaaaagtaaattttccactggtcaataaacaccactaacatctggcttctgTCCATACTGGAAATGGGCACAATCCTCATTCACTCCTGTGAACGACTCCATAATAAAAGGGGTTTTAATAAGGATCTGGTTGCCAGTGAGGCAAAGATAACATCAGGGTGAAAACAAAGTAATCTGCCAAGACAGCAAGGTGTGAGCGCCTCACCTCTCTGCACgttaggggaaaaaaacagaaagccaTACTGTTTATACTGGCAATGGACAAGGAATCTATCGGACATTATTAATCGCAATTTACTCCGgttaagaaaaactgaaatacctTCCAACCAGTTTCAAGGAAACCCCCGATCGGAACCTTTTGCCAACCCATCAACAGACATCACTTCCTGGTGAAGGTTGCCATTTTAACCGGACAAGTACATTTAACGTCAAGCCCCTTCAcgattttaattcaaattatcaCAGAATTGCTAGAAACCATCACTTCCAGGTGTGGTCTGTGTTTCACGTTTCACACACGTTCTaatgttgaaaatgtgttttcactgcaaacatCACAATGAAGAGGGAAACCAGAGTGACACCACATTGAAACCAGAGCGGAGGAACCCAGAGTGCCACCAGAATCACACCAGATATAGACCAGTGACACCAGATTGAAACCAGAGTGACACCTGACCAGATTTAAACCAGAGTTGGAACCAGATTGAAACCAGAGTGACAACAGAGGGGAACCAGATTGAAACCAGATAGAAACCAGCGTGACACTAGAGGGGAACCAGATAGAAACCAGAGTGACACCAGAGGGGAACCAGGCTCCAGCGGGCGGAGGAACCCAGATCTCGTGATGATCATCACAAACAGCTGCTTCTCGTTAGACCTTCAGTTTCCTGGGCTCCTCTTTGAAACCGTGCAGCGTGAAGGACTCTGGGAAATCACGCTGTTTCCTCCCGGGGAGGTCCGCGGGCACAGAATCCACGTTCGGGTCCAACGCGGTTAAAGATGCGTCCACACGCAGCGCAGCCGCGTCTGTGAATGTGCGTAGTGCTGCTCCCTGCGTGTGgcgcatccccccccccccacccccaccccacaaCAGTTACCGCGTTAAACACACGAGCCGCGCGACCGGAGGATACTCACCCGACACGTCCGCGTCtcctctggagctgctgcagactgtgtgtgtttcccctgtaggagtgtgtgtgttttctgtatgtgagtgtgtgcgtgtgggtgtgtgtgtgtccgctggcGACTCGGCAGGAAGCGGAGCGGCCCGATGACGTCAGaaggccagagagagagagagagagaagagagagaagagagagtgagagggaggggagacagGAGGTCTCACTCCGCTCAGTTTAAAATCGTTTTCTAAAAGGAAAACGAATTTCAAAAAGCGAAAAGGGCGGGATTCCAGGAGTCAAGGCGGCCGTGAAGCCCCGCCCATCGAAGCTGCAGAATGAGTAATGATGTGAAGAGTGTGGGAGAGTATGCACATCAGTATGAGATCAAAGATGAGAGCGTGAAGTCAGAGTGACAAGTGTAGAGTGAAATGTCAATAATAAAGTCAAACTAACAATAGATAGgagaatattagaaaaagggagtaaataagaagtaaatagtgagtaaatatatattgtttctttttattgctttcttATGGgtgttatatttattgtgtttttatgtttttatgtttctatgtccattgtatgcaccaataaccaaaAAAAATCCAGTACAACTGAAGTAACTGGCGACCAGCTCACCAGACATTCATATTCCACTCAAAATGAGGTCATTTGAACCGTGTTTTAGTCCATGCTTCATGACGTTAGAAGAAGGGAACCCTGTTACCTCCATCATATTGGATGGAtgctaattgtaagtcgctctggataaaagcttcagctcaTTGAcaagtaatgtaatgtaatgtttgttgtgatgttaagatttctgactttattttttacatttctatttTGTACAaatatgaacacttgaacaaacatctgtgtgatgAGATCtacctgaaacaaacaaaaccatctgagagagagagacactttggcttcacttttgggagctgtcatgtcctccatctttgtttacagtttacctgtgtgtgtgtgtgtgtgtgtgtgtgtgtgggtgtgtgtgtgtgtgtgtgtgtgtgtgtgtgtgtgtgtgtgtgtgtgtgtgtgtgtgtgcgtgtgtgtctgtgaatgttcTGCACTATCACTTCCTGACTCACACATGGGAAACAGGTGGAAGTCTGCCCTCTAGCTGTCAGTGATGTGTACTGCTGTAGTTCTTATCATTCACTCATGAACTCATTAGACTAAATTAGTGAAAACCACACTTTTTTCAATCAAAACCAAAAAccagtcttttattttcttcataatAAACAGTACAGATTGTAAAGTAaggtataaataaaacagtgcaAGTCCTGCCCTGATGCAACATCCTGTACTTTGGTAAAGTATCGATCAGCTGGAAAGTCCTCAGGTGAGGAGGAGTAACATCAGGACAGGGTTTTGTAATTTAATATAAGTCCCTCATGTGTTTCATCGTCCAGTTCTACTCCCCGCAAACAAATCCACGTCTAtaagagagaaaaaggggaaTTTAAGAAAAGAAGgatacaataaatacattttttactgCATGTATATCCCTCTATGTTTGCTCTCACCCGTGAGGTCTGCACTGGAGGTGGTCGGCACAGGGGCAGTGGTCGCGGGGCACCTCCTCGTCCCAGGCCAGCATATCCATCAGCAGGTTGGGGTAGTTCTGGCAGGACTCCCCCTTCCCTGGGTGGGGGTTACACACTGGAAACAGCAGCTCTGGAGGAAGCAGACAAAAGTAAAGAATGGCACAGAGCTGTGGATGTCTCCAGGCTTTTAGTTTTAGCTCTGGGTTTTGTTAAATCCCTGGATTCTGATCTTTCATTTCTTCCTGCAGAAGAGACAATACATTCTGACTTTTCTAATTTCAATATCTTACTTGTTGTTTTGATATTAAGTCTGTTCTGCAcctatttcttatttttttactaTACACAGTACCTCACACACAGTATATTAGGTTGAATATTCTACCGACACACACTTTGACACTAACTGAGACGAGTCTGTCCCCCGTCTCTCGGTCTCTGGGGACGTCCGAGCTCACCTCGTTGGAAGGCACAGCACAGATCCGTCCTGCAGTCGCTCTGACCCTGACAGATGGTTCCCTCTGTTCCTCGGGTGGCGTTGACCGTGCActggccccacacacacatctggtcCGAGCAGCACTCCTCATCCTTAATGCACGGCTGagcggagacacacacacacacacacacgcacacacacacacacacagattttatttctctgtgtttgtacaTCGTTCAATCGTTTAAAAATGACTTTAACTGAacatataacaacaacaaaaagcccTTGAGTGAATCCGCACCATATCAGTTGGAATGCAGGGGAGGCACCTGGAGTTCTGGATCTCATACAGACAGTATCTCAGGTCACCACAGTCCTCATCCACCATGCATTCCTGTGTGGAGACATTACCGCAGATGATAACAGAGCCAGGagctcaaataaaaaacagcaccagcccttttcattttcatgtgtaggactgaaagtgtttttttttttgtgtttgctggatCTTGGAAAtcaacactgaaacaaaacagcagctcacaaaccaatgggtgaaCTCCCTTCACCCTGTGAACGCTCTCTTTCCTCCCTGAGACATTTCATCTCATTACATGGAAATATGTGAAAGAAGAACTTCCCTCCTCTGTGGTGTTGACATGAATGAGGTTTATTAacagaggtttcttccagtttctctccacagtcgccaaagtgctgctcattgttggAGCCGTTGGGTTTCtatatcattttaatatatataattaatataatttaatatttaggGAAGTACCTCCAGATAATTTATGCTACAATTTGGCACTAGTAACATTAAATTGTTGAGGTGACAGAGACACTGGAAACTACAAAGACACACCACACGACTTACAACCCTGCTATTATCTTAATAAAGGCCAGATGACTACACCTATTATTACTCTCATTGGCTCACAAGTAAATTATACCTctctataaaaatacttttccacAATTTACTCTGCAGCAAAGGGAGAAGGAAAGTATCATAGATGACTCACCGAGCAGGAGACCCCTTTTAAGGTTTTAAATACGTGTGATTTAAACTCTAAACAAGTTGTTAAACTAACTTAACCTGCATTTTTATACAATTATATGAAACAACGATGCAGTTGTTTTGCACAAACGATAAATAAATACGCTGAACACTAGTGCTTGGATGATGAAGTCTATAAAAGACATTTGTCTCACCAGCCTGAGTCCACGTTCAGCAGGAAAAGGTATTTATCTGTAAAGTGATCTGTCAATCAACTTTCCTTTGACTTCCTCAAGTGTAATTTAAGTGTGTCTCCACATAGAGGCTGACATTTCTTTACACTTAGTCATTTAAGAGGAGCAGACCTTCTCCTGTCTATGACTCACAGGCTTTTTTCTTTCCAAGCAGGAAGCTGCATTAACCACTTTCTGTACGGCTGCCAGGAAACAGAAAGATCACAGCCACCGTTGTAAAACAAAACGCCACAAACAGGCAGCAAGCGGCTTTAATGACCTCAATCCAAACTGAGGCTGAAGCCATGAGAAGTACACGGTGGGTTTCTGTTTCCATGATGATCCCGGTCTTTATAGACTGAGTTGAGAAGCTAGAGTTCTTCATGTGGACAAAAACGTTCACTGTGCTTTGAATGAGctgattttctgttttaattagaCGACAGATCATGACTGATGCTGAGTGGAATGTCATAAAGCTCACGAGGAGTCGaggtctttgtttgtttttccaaaagGCCGCCTTCACCGTTTACATCACGACCGCGAAAAGAGAAACATACGCTCGGAAACTGGGACAGTTGGATTTTTTGTTCCTGCATGAAAACCAAAACAGTTAGAGGCATGCACATAGAGACTGGGGCACTTCACAGaatacatatataataatatatatatagactcaAAGGTGAAGCTAACTTGGAAGTGCATTAAACGTTTATGCTCTCAACTCCAGGGGTTTTAAAAGAAGTCAATGTCTATAGAATTCTATGAAAACAAGGGTTTTCTCCCCTGGTTTTTAACGTCCATACAACAATTTCATCATTCTGTTccaagtcttcttcaatacagCTGATGAAGatgccctaaccctaaaacagGATGATGAACAGATACTTTCCCATCCCTTCAGTTTTAATGACTTAAAACTCTGTGTGTGGACGAGAATCTGCTTTAGTGCTGAAAGGGTGTGAGGGAACTAAAATATCTTCCAATAAATGATTCACTGTTTGTGTGGATCAATTCAAAGACTCACGTGATCCACACTATTCCATGGACTGGACACCTCGGTTTCATTGTTAGTTTCCTGTAAACAGTAAGAAACAAGTGATTACATATTTGCTGATTTTCTCAAAAATCCCTTAAAAGCCTAACTTGTATTAGTAATATTAAAACCCTACCTGGTCCGTCCTGAGATGCAGGTCTGCTGACGTCAGAGATGATTTGGAACTCTCAGTAGTTATCTGTAAGATCGATGTGAGCACAAATCCATAAATCTGTATTAAACTACACACCAGGACATTGGTACAGCTGTGAGTGttgacacacagcagcagctctgactaACTGTTATGCTTCATCTCAGTTTCTTGGACAACATGAAGGGAGAACGTCCCAGTAGTTCACGGATGATTAAAACCAGACACCGGCTgagacatgatgatgatgacatcgGGGGAAATAGTTACATGGTAAAATAACAGTAGActtaacaataattataataataacatcttAACTTATCGAGCACTTTTCAACACAAAGAACACAATAGAAAACAAATGGATAAAACACGATGGGAGTACAAATATAATCATAGtaatgaaagaaataaagataaaagacCAAAACAGCCTGAAACAATTCAGGAACCTTCTCTCAGACTTGTTTGATGATCTTCGTTGTGCGTCCTAATCAGCCTCTACACAGTGAAGTTCATTCAGCAGGATTAGAGTAACTTGTCTTTGATTTAACTTATAATGAAAATATCAGTTTCAGCTTCTATAACTCTTATCCATGAGGAGGTCTATTAATAACATCCAGACCTGATGTGGCTCAGACATGAAGCAGACATGGAAAGTTTGTGTAATGTAGTAACTTAACCTGGTGGTCCGAATAAAACtgagaacaaaaacaattaaactcACCTTGATTCTAGTGCTTTTGTGTCCTGATAACTGAggtttattatataaaataccTTGATAAATGACATTATAGCAGCTTTGAGTCATAACTCCATAAACGACACAACGCTGCCTTTGTGTTACTGTAATAAAACGTGACGCAGACCTggtccactgcctcctccagtaTGTGCTGGGTGTCCTCCATCAGCGCCTCCACCTCTCGGAACATGTCGTTCAGACTGGCCGGGCCTCGCTCCAGCCTGTCCCGCAGGATCAGCGCCTCGCTCCGGGCTGAGCCGCCGGTTCCccgcagcaaacacagactcACCGACAccgacagcagcagcatgatACCGGACAtctttccttctccttcctcctcttcttcctcctgcctcctcctcctcctccttctcctggtCGCTGCTGCCTGTGGAGCAGCGTGACGCACTGAGGGCGCACAGCCGCGCACAGCTGGACTTTATTTGGAAAGTCTGAGCTTGGACC
Above is a genomic segment from Pleuronectes platessa chromosome 7, fPlePla1.1, whole genome shotgun sequence containing:
- the dkk3b gene encoding dickkopf-related protein 3b; amino-acid sequence: MSGIMLLLSVSVSLCLLRGTGGSARSEALILRDRLERGPASLNDMFREVEALMEDTQHILEEAVDQITTESSKSSLTSADLHLRTDQETNNETEVSSPWNSVDHECMVDEDCGDLRYCLYEIQNSRCLPCIPTDMPCIKDEECCSDQMCVWGQCTVNATRGTEGTICQGQSDCRTDLCCAFQRELLFPVCNPHPGKGESCQNYPNLLMDMLAWDEEVPRDHCPCADHLQCRPHGRGFVCGE